The Brachypodium distachyon strain Bd21 chromosome 4, Brachypodium_distachyon_v3.0, whole genome shotgun sequence nucleotide sequence acatttcatttctctttaaaaaaatctgaCACAACttacaaattaaaaaaaactataaaCCAAACGTCAAAATAAAGTCTAACGACCTGAAACTGCCGACCTCCTGTTCCAAGAAAACCAATCTTTTGTTCCTGCCGTTAGTCCAGAAAAAATTTGAGCCTCAGAGCACATGTGGAACGTTGAAAAACTCTGAATTATTTCAGCAGGACCATCATGTTAGGTGGGCACCGAAGAAAGGAGGATCCAGCCAAGAAAAATGGTTAGGCAGCAAaagccgccgacgagctctcAGTTCTCATCCCAGAAATACAGCGTACGCGTAGCCACAGCAGCACCGACTGTCCTTTCCTggattttctcttcttttacAGTGAAGAATTATTCCGTATAGTTTAGGTTTAtgattttattatttttactgAATTATTTTCCGGAcagaaataattttttttctgcaccACGCGAACACTGCGAAAAGATAACCGAAATATGAGCATGGACATGTGTTTACTGAATCTTCGGCGCGACAATACATGCAAAATCCCATAGATACACAACTTATTGTGCGGCAGTAGCGGCTAATTAAATTAATAAATACTTTTTCGaatcatattaagtgtcaaaaatttagtacaaagctGTATATAAACTCGGCAAAACATATAAGCAACACATCTATTGTTTcctaaaaataaaacatcGCTCGGACAAACCTTTcatctctctcacacacacatgcaCTCCCACCGGCTTTGAAACGTGGCGAAAAGCCAATttatacacacaaaaaaaaacttaatttCTAATTTTCTGTGGCAGGCATTAAAAACCTGCCTCTCTGCTCTCACGTGAgtaaaaaactgaaaatcaccgaaaataataaaatactaaaataaaatcgtattatttatTGTACTAAATAAAAATCAATTAAAAGCCTGCTGAAtaaaaaaaggacaaaaaaacagagaggGGAAGCAGCGAGGAACGGCAGatctgagagagagaggactcgtcttcgtcttccccggtttctcttctcctcgccTATTTATACCATCCTCCCCCCACCTTCCCTCCCCAACTCcgagcaccaccaccgccggccacccGTCCGCGATCTCTCCGGCCCCCATTGCCCCCGCGACGAcccaggaggagcagcagcctcctgcttgcttcccgccgccgccgccgcggcagaggTGCCCGCCTACAGGTACAGACCCCACACCGCTCTCCACTTCCTCCCTCCCGTAGTTCTCGATCCCGCGGGGCAGAGATCTTGGGCTGCTGCGTGGTCCTGATCCGACGAGTAGCCCGGTTGCGCTGCGCTGTGCGCTGAGATCTGGGGCTGTCCGCCGATCGGACGGCCGGTCGGCCTCGCGCTGGCTCTGGGGAATTCGCGCCCGGCGCGGCTGCTGGGTTGGTTCGGAGGGGGAGATCCGGCTAGTTCGTCGCGGATTCGTGTGGTGGTAGTACTAGGTAGTAACAGCGGTTTGTTTTGCGGACGAAGTTTTTTGGGGGTTCAGTCGTCGGTTGGGCTGGTAGATCTTGGTGCTGTACATTATACGTGGCTTGTGGTAataaattttttctttttgggcgTATCAGTGCTTGAGCAACACGTTGGGAGGGTAAAATTGAGCAGGGATCTTCGTCGGGGGCTGAGCCCCCAGAATGATCTGAGTTTTCGCAGAAGTTAGTGAAGGCAGGTTCGCTAGATTACTTGGTCACTGTTGTGTAAATTCTGTGGCTTTATGGCATGTAGAGCAGTAGGTTCATATGTATGtgcatttgctctaccttacAGTGGTTTAAGCTGGAAGAGCAGACTAAATAAATTGCCTTGTAAAATGTCGGCAATTTACCCGTGGCTGTTCTGCCCTTTCTGTTGTTACAGCTTTGAAATCAATGGTTGCGTTCATTACGGACTGTTCAATTTATGGTTAGTAAGTAGGAGAAACATGTTTCTTCTATTTCCACTGGGGATCACTAGGTAGTCATGCTAATTTTGTTTATACACTTCTGAATCTTTTATCTTTCATGCTGTATGTGCTTTCTGAAAATTTCTCTGCAGTACACAATGCCTGTTTCTTAGATTTCTTACTGCTGCATATACCGTGAGTTCTCGTGTTGTAATCATGACAATTTTGTTCCATCAAACAGGCATGATGGTGAAGATCTGCTGCCTTGGAGCTGGCTATGTCGGTGGCCCGACAATGGCGGTCATCGCCCTCAAGTGCCCTGACATTCAGGTGGTTGTGGTCGATATCACCAAGTCTCGTATTGACGCTTGGAACAGTGACACACTCCCAATCTACGAGCCTGGTCTTGATGATGTCGTGAAGCAGTGCCGTGGGAGGAACCTCTTCTTCAGCAATGACATTGAGAAGCATGTTTGTGATGCTGACATCATCTTTGTGTCAGTAAACACCCCAACCAAGACCCGGGGCCTTGGAGCTGGCAAGGCCGCTGATCTTACCTACTGGGAAAGTGCAGCTCGCATGATTGCTGATGTGGCCAAATCTGACAAGATTGTGGTCGAGAAGTCCACTGTTCCAGTCAAGACTGCTGAGGCTATTGAGAAGATCTTGACGCACAACAGCAATGGCATCAACTTCCAGATCCTCTCCAACCCAGAGTTCCTTGCTGAGGGTACTGCCATCCAGGACCTATTTAACCCTGACCGTGTTCTTATCGGAGGACGGGAGACTCCGGAAGGCCAAAAGGCTGTTCAGACACTGAAAGCTGTGTATGCTCATTGGGTTCCGGAGGATCAGATCCTGACTACCAACTTGTGGTCTGCGGAGCTGTCGAAGCTTGCAGCTAATGCATTCTTGGCCCAGAGGATCTCCTCAGTGAATGCCATGTCAGCCCTGTGCGAGGCCACTGGTGCGAATGTTTCTGAGGTTTCTTATGCTGTGGGCAAGGACTCCAGGATTGGGCCAAAGTTCCTGAATGCAAGTGTTGGATTTGGAGGCTCTTGCTTCCAGAAGGATATTCTCAACCTGGTTTACATCTGCGAGTGCAATGGCCTCCCAGAAGTGGCCAACTACTGGAAGCAGGTCATCAAGATCAATGACTACCAGAAGAGCCGGTTCGTGAACCGTGTTGTTTCCTCTATGTTCAACACCGTCGCGAACAAAAAGATTGCTGTGCTTGGTTTTGCATTCAAGAAGGACACCGGTGACACAAGGGAGACTCCTGCTATCGATGTCTGCAAGGGTCTGCTGGGTGACAAGGCTAAGATCAGCATTTATGATCCTCAAGTGACTGAGGATCAAATCCAGCGTGACCTTGCAATGAACAAATTTGATTGGGACCACCCTGTTCATCTCCAGCCAATGAGCCCCACAACCACCAAGCAAGTTTCAGTTACCTGGGATCCATATGAGGCGGCCAAGGATGCCCATGGCATCTGCATCCTGACTGAGTGGGATGAATTCAAGAAACTGGACTACCAAAGGATCTATGAGAGCATGCAGAAGCCCGCCTTCGTTTTCGATGGCCGCAACGTTGTCGACTCTGAGAAGCTCAGGGAGATTGGCTTCATTGTCTACTCCATTGGCAAGCCACTTGATGCTTGGCTCAAGGACATGCCCGCTGTCGCTTAAATGAACTCTGATCAGAAGGAATCCATGAGCAGCAGCTATTGATAGGGGCCCAGCTTGTTATTATTATTCGTTATAGTTGCTATTTATCATGTGCCAGCAAATTCAGAATGTCATTCTTTGCTTCCTTGTTTTAAAagtcttctctttctttttctttttggggtTTACAGTCTTAGAATGGCAGGCATGGTCACTGGGATGTGTCTTCATTCCTCTGCTCCGTTGTCACAGCTTTGTAGCAGTGTCTGTTGTTGCGTTCCTTTCATGTTACTGATATCCATCCTGTTGGTTATACATGTGGCTTCAGTTACTCAGAGATATTGTTTTTCAAGTCTGTGAATTAGCCAATTAAGCATTTCTTGGCTTAATTAGAATGAGATATGGTTCTGAGATGCCTGCTATTCCCTGGGACATGGCTATTGTGTGCTGTTACCATTTCTTCGCCAAGAACAAACTTGTGGCCACATTTTTAACCATGTATGTCTcagctttgtttgttttgtacaTGATCTTTGTTGCTTTGGGCTTCAGGTCATTGTTGAATATATTTAGTAAGTATATAGCAGACCTTTACAGGAGCAACAGCTGATAGCACTCACATTGTTGACTTGTCAGGTTTTGGTGCTTCTCCTTatgggtgtgtgtgtgtgtgcgcgcctTCATTACATTGACGGCTCTCAGACCTGTACATTGAGATCATACCAAAGGGCAATGAAGTTCTGgatttttttagataatgCAAGTTTTAATTGATTGATTGCCATTGTTGCCAAACATGGAGATTGGTACCCACTATATACCCAGATCTGATTGATATATACCCAGATCTGTGATCATCAGCTTAGCTTGTTGTTCCATCCCAAAACGAGGAACATGTTTGCTTGGCGCCATGGATGGTCTCGCTTTCACTTTCAGGCCCTCTGTCCAGAATATTCATGGTTTGGTGTCTTGTGGAATGGACCTGTGTAGCCCTGAAAATTCaggtcatttttttttgcagttttTGTGGCAAGTTCAGGTCAACAGTTCTTGTTGCAATTTCTGGGATTCCAATTCCAGTGGTATATCTTCCTAGTTTCCAAGTCCAGTTGTTTTGTGTGCACGAGGTATGTTGACATGCAACGCTTATTTCGGATTGTTATGGACTCTTTGATTATTCGAAATGCCCCGTTGTTGAATTTTCCGTCAAAACGTGCTCACCCAAGAGAGCAGTACCTGGGGTGAGCATCCTcgaatgtactccctctgattcataATAATATCGGGGATTTAATATAAAGTTCAAATTTTCATACTTGTACTGTATTTTTTGCTGCCGGTAATTTCCAAACATTGGTCCTCAAAATAGGAAACCTATCAGATTGGCTCCAGTGACCAGTGGTCGACACTTCCATGTGGAGGACAAATGACCTCTCATGGTCCATGACAAagttgtactctctccgtatTAGTGACGTGGACGTCGGAAGAAGTATTTATTttggaactttttttttctttacacGTTTTGGACATCCTTTTATGAACGGATACAGAAAAATTCCTAAGCCGTGCTTCGTAAAACCAAAAGTCGTGCTGGACGGACCGTATTATGAAAGGTCTGGATGTTCAGtaggaaacaaaagaaggccTAATCTTCTAATGTGGCGCCTGCATATCTTCaatattctgaaaaaaaaagagcgtTCCATTTGATGACTTGGCCCATTTTCCAGGATGCCATCTACTTGAAGAGGTACCACTATCGTGGGCTAGTACTGGGCCAGATAAGGTTCTTCTGTTCTTGCTCACTCGATTTTCATCATATAATTAGGCTCACGGACCATGGGATTTTCAGAGCTATgtcatgttttatttttttttccgaatcTATGTCATGTTTAGCTACCTCTGAGGTAGCAAAAGCAACTGAGATTCGTTCTGCATCATTAGGAGACTTGAGTGTCAATGTAAAAAGGCCTTTTCTTGTTTAACGTAAATGAGCAATTGATGTAATTTTAAGGTACCATTTGCGCGAGAGAGTCGAGTTTGTTTCCTATAAATTTCGCATGTTTCAAAGTATATAAAACGGCCGGATACGTACAGAAGGGCAGGGCTGGTAAATGGTAATTAAGTTTAAAAACAAGAATTCAAATAAGGTTAAAAATAAGAGCTGGTTTTCCCTAGCATGGAAGTAAAGATGGTGACCTGGTTCGCCCCAGTTATATATAGTTGCAACTTTTGTAGGATCGAGCCAGGGGCGGGCCTATAAACAGCCCAACGAGGAGGCTATCATGGGCAAGGAATAATTTGCCTCGCCGAGATATACAAAACATCAAGAGGTTTGATGTCAGGTGGGCTAGGGGTAATATAACCACCTTACTAACCATCCGACCCAAGCTATGCTAAATTGGTTCTAATGCAAGGTGGGGTTGTTTAAACAATTAttgagcacgggtctccggtaTTGGGGatggggatgccgagcacccacTTTTTAATCCCCGATTTTTTAGAGCActttattgccgatcgtgggTGTCTGTTGCagcccgccagccccgataaatacccgaggctggcggcgggcaccCCCCATTGCCTCTTGCTTCTGCCATTGCCCCCCAAGCACTCcgcgctccaactccaaccaaatcACTCCCCCACtcccgccgatgtcttccaagggtcAGAACcgacccaaggggagcaccagcaaaggggagaAGTGTGAGAAGGctagcaagaaggagctgtcggaccgAGCTCGGAATGATGAGGAAATGCGGGCCAAGTTTGCCTTCTTCCCCCCTGGGTACAACAGCGAAGGGGTGGACAAGTTGGTCTTGGCTctcgccaccaagcacaacgagtacGGGCCGACGCGGATTCTCTccgtcggcgcggagcgcgACCAGCAGTACTTCCGGGTCTTCGGGAGATTCATCCTAGCCGGGTTCGTGCTGCCgcactctttttttctttccgccatcatggagacctacgggctcatcatggcgcaaATTCACCgcacgtcgttcttcacattggctatcttccaacacctctgtgaagcgttcgtggaggtgatgccatcggtggctctgtttcgccactactactacctaATGGTGGAGgggaaggctcccctgtcctcgggagTGGTGTTCCGGTTCTGCGACAGGATCAAATTGGAGTTCATCcggctggggaagaagaagatcgagcacgagtggcgccgtgactggtgctgggtgcgcactGACGAGCTCGAGGAGTTCCatgaggagcccctcgggcacccgaagggctctgacgactggacgctccgcgaccagaaggacgaggagctggccccaatcCGTGCCAAGATAGGCGCTCCAtgaggctgggctcacggacacggatgGGGCgtgccacttcatcgggaggcgcgtggctcccctgcagcggTGCTCACAtccggcgtggatgtacactggGCCAGGCGACCGaacccggctgcagcgcacagAGCTCCTACCGGAGGAGGTGcaattctgggtgaagggcatcaccggcgaggacgaagcctaccggctgccgccgctcggagcgcacccgctccacgccgggacctcgaacccgggagcccgggatctcc carries:
- the LOC100840467 gene encoding UDP-glucose 6-dehydrogenase 4, with the translated sequence MMVKICCLGAGYVGGPTMAVIALKCPDIQVVVVDITKSRIDAWNSDTLPIYEPGLDDVVKQCRGRNLFFSNDIEKHVCDADIIFVSVNTPTKTRGLGAGKAADLTYWESAARMIADVAKSDKIVVEKSTVPVKTAEAIEKILTHNSNGINFQILSNPEFLAEGTAIQDLFNPDRVLIGGRETPEGQKAVQTLKAVYAHWVPEDQILTTNLWSAELSKLAANAFLAQRISSVNAMSALCEATGANVSEVSYAVGKDSRIGPKFLNASVGFGGSCFQKDILNLVYICECNGLPEVANYWKQVIKINDYQKSRFVNRVVSSMFNTVANKKIAVLGFAFKKDTGDTRETPAIDVCKGLLGDKAKISIYDPQVTEDQIQRDLAMNKFDWDHPVHLQPMSPTTTKQVSVTWDPYEAAKDAHGICILTEWDEFKKLDYQRIYESMQKPAFVFDGRNVVDSEKLREIGFIVYSIGKPLDAWLKDMPAVA